From a single Theropithecus gelada isolate Dixy chromosome 8, Tgel_1.0, whole genome shotgun sequence genomic region:
- the GPR20 gene encoding G-protein coupled receptor 20: protein MPSVSPVGPSAGAVPNATAVTTVWTNASGLEVPLFHLFARLDEELHGTFPGLWLALMAVHGAIFLVGLVLNGLALYVFCCRTQAKTPSVIYTINLVVTDLLVGLSLPTRFAVYYGARGCLHCAFPHVLGYFLNMHCSILFLTCICVDRYLAIVRPEGSRRCRQPACARAVCAFVWLAAGAVTLSVLGMTGGRPCCRVFALTVLEFLLPLLVISVFTGRIMCALSRPGLLRQGRQRRVRAMQLLLTVLIIFLVCFTPFHARQVAVALWPDMPHHASLVVYHVAVTLSSLNSCMDPIVYCFVTSGFQATVRGLFGQHRGEREPSSGDVVSMHRSSKGSGRHHILSAGPHALTQALANGPEA from the coding sequence ATGCCCTCTGTGTCTCCAGTGGGGCCCTCGGCCGGGGCAGTCCCCAATGCCACCGCAGTGACAACAGTGTGGACCAATGCCAGCGGGCTGGAGGTACCCCTGTTCCACCTGTTTGCCCGGCTGGACGAGGAGCTGCATGGCACCTTCCCGGGCCTGTGGCTGGCGCTGATGGCGGTGCACGGAGCCATCTTCCTGGTGGGGCTGGTGCTCAACGGGCTGGCGCTGTACGTCTTCTGCTGCCGCACCCAGGCCAAGACACCATCAGTCATCTACACCATCAACCTGGTGGTGACCGATCTGCTGGTGGGGCTGTCCCTGCCCACGCGCTTCGCTGTGTACTACGGCGCCAGGGGCTGCCTGCACTGCGCCTTCCCGCATGTCCTAGGTTACTTCCTCAACATGCACTGCTCCATCCTCTTCCTCACCTGCATCTGTGTGGACCGCTACCTGGCCATCGTGCGGCCCGAAGGCTCCCGCCGCTGCCGCCAGCCTGCCTGTGCCAGGGCTGTGTGCGCCTTTGTGTGGCTGGCCGCCGGTGCTGTGACCCTGTCGGTGCTGGGCATGACGGGCGGCCGGCCCTGCTGCCGTGTCTTCGCGCTGACTGTTCTGGAGTTCCTTCTGCCCCTGCTGGTCATCAGCGTGTTCACCGGCCGTATCATGTGTGCACTGTCGCGGCCAGGTCTTCTCCGCCAGGGCCGCCAGCGCCGCGTGCGGGCCATGCAGCTCCTGCTCACGGTGCTCATCATCTTTCTCGTCTGCTTCACGCCCTTCCATGCCCGCCAGGTGGCCGTGGCGCTGTGGCCCGACATGCCACACCACGCAAGCCTCGTGGTCTACCACGTGGCTGTGACCCTCAGCAGCCTCAACAGCTGCATGGACCCCATCGTCTACTGCTTCGTCACCAGTGGCTTCCAGGCCACCGTCCGCGGCCTCTTTGGCCAGCACAGAGGAGAGCGTGAGCCCAGCAGCGGTGATGTGGTCAGCATGCACAGGAGCTCCAAGGGCTCGGGTCGTCATCACATCCTCAGTGCTGGCCCTCATGCCCTCACCCAGGCCCTGGCTAATGGGCCCGAGGCTTAG